Part of the Leptospira yasudae genome is shown below.
GGAAACGAATGTTTCATGTCCGGATTCGAATCCACTTTGCCGGCGACGGTAATCAACGGCCGTTTTCTCGCGATCAGGCGTTTGAGGAATAAAACAAAGCGGTCGTTTGCATAGGTCACAAGCCCGGTAAAAAGCAAAACCCAATACCAGGCAATCGGAAGATCGCTCTTTAAATAAAGAAACGGAAGAAGAATGATAAGAAAAACTTCTCCGCGATTGATTTTGGAAAGGACGTGACTCAACTTAGGATTGTGGAGATTGGTCCGAATCCAAGTAGAGAGTGAAAAATCGATTTGGTCTACGATTTGTATCAAAGTCGAAAGTCTTTTTTCAGAATATCGGCAAGCCCTTTTCTCGATAGGCTCTTTTGTTCTCCGGAAACAAGGTCCTTGATTTGAACCGTTTCCGAACGAATTTCCGATTCTCCAAGAAACAGTACGTAACGATAACCTTTTTTTTCCGCGACCTGAATTTGTTTTCCGATTTTTGCGGAATCTAACATCGT
Proteins encoded:
- a CDS encoding phosphatase PAP2 family protein, coding for MIQIVDQIDFSLSTWIRTNLHNPKLSHVLSKINRGEVFLIILLPFLYLKSDLPIAWYWVLLFTGLVTYANDRFVLFLKRLIARKRPLITVAGKVDSNPDMKHSFPSAHAANSMTAVLILVLLFQFSPALILISFLAGVGRLLSLHHFVSDVIGGWIIGTFFGFAGLFLGSALLRFCCS